From Candidatus Palibaumannia cicadellinicola, the proteins below share one genomic window:
- the hns gene encoding histone-like nucleoid-structuring protein H-NS, whose amino-acid sequence MNEALKILNNIRTLRAQAKELSIDTLEEMLEKLELVVNERREEDNHVKAEIEERNRKLQQYLDMLMADGIDPNELLNTMSGYKTSSKITSKIKRATRPAKYKYINEHGQLKTWTGQGRTPSVIKKEIDEQGKLLEDFLL is encoded by the coding sequence ATGAACGAAGCACTTAAGATTCTTAATAATATTCGTACTTTACGCGCACAGGCAAAAGAATTGAGTATAGATACTCTAGAAGAGATGCTTGAAAAACTTGAATTAGTAGTAAATGAAAGACGTGAGGAAGATAATCACGTTAAGGCTGAAATTGAAGAACGTAATAGAAAATTACAACAATATCTTGATATGTTGATGGCTGATGGTATTGATCCTAATGAATTACTCAATACCATGAGCGGATATAAAACAAGTAGTAAAATTACTAGTAAAATAAAACGAGCTACTCGTCCAGCAAAATATAAATATATCAATGAACATGGTCAATTGAAAACTTGGACTGGACAAGGACGCACTCCTTCTGTTATAAAAAAAGAAATAGATGAACAAGGAAAATTATTAGAAGATTTTTTACTGTAA
- the topA gene encoding type I DNA topoisomerase yields the protein MSKALVIVESPSKAKTINKYLGNEYIVKSSIGHIRDLPVSVSNSKKKFKTNQSVQLHKYAALVKSMGIDPYDNWVANYEILPGKEKIVNELKTIAETVEHIYLATDLDREGEAIAWHIREVIGGDDNRFHRIVFNEITRNAITQAFKKPVELNISRVNAQQARRFMDRIVGYMVSPLLWKRIARGLSAGRVQSVAVRLIVEREREIKIFLPEEYWELSANMHTINGLPLTMRVINQDNKPFRPINYHQIQAAVNLLKRASYFISDKKNKITNSKSTAPFITSTLQKAASTRLGYSIKNTMILAQRLYETGYITYIRTDSTNISKDALNIVRSYIKDIFGCQYLPNKPNEYINQCNTQEAHEAIRPSDINLHASQIKNLEEEAQKLYQLIWMQFVASQMMPAQYESTSIIVAAGNFKLCARSRKLIFDGYTKVLPPIVNQQEHNILPILEIGQILNLKKLIPSQNFTNPPSRYSEASLVNELEKRRIGRPSTYMSIISSIQERGYVNIDNNRLYAEKIGEIVTDRMEEHFKELMNYDFTANMEDKLDQIANNKQDWKNVLDNFFSKFIKQLQNAEKDPAEGGMIPNNTVITNILCPICSRPMVIRTASTGVFLGCSGYELPKKYRCKKTINLRPESINRFEGNNIKTNIFSMRQSCLKCNHIMDSYLIDNNRKLHVCGNNPLCDSYNIEQGKFNFYVNDHAIKCEICCSDMLLKLGKFGKYVACINDKCKNTRKILRNGEIAPEKIACVPLPELACKTYDDYFVLRNGASGLFLAAKNFPKVRETRAPLIEELVQFKDRLPKILRYLADAPSQDEEGNKTLLRFSRKTKKQYISSEKNGKATGWKAFFIDGHWQVTKNISVI from the coding sequence ATGAGTAAAGCGCTTGTTATTGTGGAATCTCCATCAAAAGCAAAAACAATTAATAAATATTTAGGTAATGAATATATAGTAAAGTCTAGTATTGGTCATATTCGAGATTTACCAGTGAGTGTTTCTAACAGTAAAAAAAAATTTAAAACAAATCAATCAGTACAATTACACAAGTACGCGGCTTTGGTAAAAAGTATGGGTATTGATCCATATGATAATTGGGTAGCTAATTATGAAATTTTGCCTGGAAAAGAAAAAATAGTAAATGAATTAAAAACTATAGCTGAAACAGTTGAACATATTTATCTAGCTACTGATCTTGATCGTGAAGGTGAAGCGATTGCCTGGCATATTAGGGAAGTAATAGGCGGTGATGATAATAGATTCCACCGTATAGTATTTAACGAAATTACTCGTAATGCTATTACACAAGCTTTTAAAAAACCAGTAGAGCTTAATATATCTCGTGTCAACGCACAGCAAGCAAGGCGCTTTATGGATCGCATAGTTGGTTATATGGTTTCTCCTTTATTATGGAAAAGGATAGCTAGGGGTTTGTCTGCAGGTCGTGTACAATCTGTTGCTGTTAGACTTATAGTAGAACGTGAAAGAGAAATTAAAATATTTTTGCCTGAAGAATATTGGGAACTGTCTGCTAATATGCATACTATTAATGGTTTACCATTAACTATGCGAGTAATAAACCAAGATAATAAACCATTTAGACCGATTAATTATCACCAAATCCAAGCTGCAGTTAATTTACTGAAAAGAGCTAGTTATTTTATATCTGATAAAAAAAATAAAATTACTAATAGTAAATCTACCGCACCTTTTATTACATCAACTCTACAAAAAGCTGCTAGTACTCGTTTAGGCTATAGTATTAAAAACACTATGATATTAGCTCAAAGACTATATGAAACTGGATATATTACTTATATACGTACAGACTCAACTAATATTAGCAAAGATGCACTAAATATAGTACGTAGCTATATTAAAGATATTTTTGGCTGTCAATATCTGCCTAATAAACCAAATGAGTACATCAATCAATGTAATACGCAAGAAGCACATGAAGCTATTAGGCCATCAGATATTAATCTTCACGCTTCTCAAATAAAAAATCTAGAAGAAGAAGCACAGAAACTGTATCAATTAATATGGATGCAATTTGTTGCTAGCCAGATGATGCCAGCGCAGTATGAATCCACTAGTATAATCGTAGCAGCTGGTAATTTTAAACTATGTGCGCGCAGTAGAAAGCTAATTTTCGATGGTTATACAAAAGTACTACCACCAATTGTAAATCAGCAAGAACATAATATTTTGCCAATACTAGAAATTGGCCAGATACTAAATTTAAAAAAATTGATTCCTAGCCAGAATTTTACTAATCCTCCTTCACGTTACAGTGAAGCTTCACTAGTTAATGAATTAGAAAAACGTCGTATTGGGCGACCTTCTACATACATGTCCATTATTTCTTCTATTCAAGAACGTGGTTATGTAAATATAGACAACAATCGTTTATACGCAGAAAAAATTGGCGAAATAGTCACTGATAGGATGGAAGAACATTTTAAAGAACTAATGAATTATGACTTTACAGCTAATATGGAGGATAAATTAGATCAAATTGCAAACAATAAGCAAGATTGGAAGAATGTTCTTGATAATTTTTTTAGTAAATTTATTAAACAACTACAAAATGCTGAGAAAGATCCAGCAGAAGGTGGTATGATACCTAATAATACAGTAATAACTAATATATTATGCCCTATTTGTAGCAGGCCAATGGTCATTCGCACAGCTAGTACTGGAGTCTTTCTAGGTTGCTCTGGTTACGAACTTCCCAAAAAATATCGTTGCAAAAAAACAATAAACTTAAGACCTGAATCCATTAATAGATTCGAAGGTAATAATATAAAGACTAATATTTTTTCTATGAGACAAAGTTGTTTAAAATGTAATCACATAATGGATAGCTATTTAATAGATAATAATCGTAAATTACATGTATGCGGTAACAATCCTTTATGCGATAGTTATAATATCGAGCAAGGAAAATTTAATTTTTACGTCAATGATCATGCAATAAAATGCGAAATATGCTGTTCTGATATGCTCCTAAAACTAGGAAAATTCGGTAAATATGTAGCTTGTATAAATGATAAATGCAAAAATACTAGAAAAATATTACGTAATGGTGAAATAGCACCAGAGAAAATTGCTTGCGTACCTCTACCAGAGCTAGCTTGTAAAACTTATGATGATTATTTTGTGTTACGTAACGGTGCTTCTGGACTATTTTTAGCAGCTAAAAATTTTCCAAAAGTACGTGAAACTCGTGCACCACTAATTGAAGAACTAGTGCAATTCAAAGACCGCCTACCAAAAATACTACGTTACCTAGCAGATGCACCATCGCAAGATGAAGAAGGGAATAAGACTTTATTACGTTTTAGTCGTAAAACTAAAAAACAATATATATCATCAGAAAAAAATGGTAAAGCTACAGGCTGGAAAGCATTTTTTATCGATGGTCATTGGCAAGTAACAAAAAATATATCAGTTATATAA
- the htpX gene encoding protease HtpX, whose translation MMRIILFLLTNLAVMVIFGLVLNFTGIKASSTEGLIVIAGIFGFCGAFISLLMSKFIALHSVGGEIIKQPSNDTENWLLNIIRNQSQEIGIKMPQVAIYNAPDINAFATGASRNASLVAVSTGLLHNMTRAETEAVIAHEMSHIANGDMVTMTLINGIVNTFVIFISRFIAQLVASFIGSSREEENSDGNQLVYVITSTLLELIFGVLASIIVLWFSRYREFHADAGSAKLVGSDKMIAALQKLKTSYEPQESNSLIAFCINGPKKSFSELFMSHPPLDKRIEALLSGTYLS comes from the coding sequence TTTACTGGTATCAAAGCTTCTAGTACAGAGGGATTAATAGTTATTGCTGGTATTTTTGGTTTCTGTGGAGCTTTTATTTCATTGTTAATGTCAAAATTTATTGCTTTACATTCAGTAGGCGGTGAAATAATAAAACAGCCAAGTAACGATACTGAAAACTGGTTACTCAATATCATACGCAATCAATCGCAGGAAATTGGGATAAAAATGCCGCAAGTAGCTATTTATAATGCACCTGATATTAATGCGTTTGCAACTGGTGCTAGTCGGAATGCTTCACTAGTAGCTGTTAGTACAGGCTTATTACATAATATGACACGCGCGGAAACAGAGGCAGTTATAGCTCATGAAATGAGCCATATTGCAAACGGCGATATGGTAACAATGACATTAATAAATGGTATTGTTAATACTTTTGTAATTTTTATTTCTCGTTTTATAGCTCAATTAGTAGCTAGTTTTATTGGATCTTCTCGTGAAGAAGAAAACAGCGATGGTAATCAGTTAGTATATGTTATTACCTCTACTTTACTAGAATTAATATTTGGAGTATTAGCAAGCATTATTGTGTTATGGTTTTCGCGTTATAGAGAATTTCATGCTGATGCTGGTTCAGCCAAATTAGTAGGTAGCGATAAAATGATAGCAGCACTACAAAAATTGAAAACAAGTTATGAACCACAAGAGTCAAACAGCCTAATTGCTTTTTGCATTAACGGACCTAAAAAATCTTTTAGTGAGCTTTTTATGTCTCACCCTCCACTAGATAAACGTATTGAAGCATTACTTAGTGGCACTTACTTATCTTAA
- the cls gene encoding cardiolipin synthase, which yields MITFYTIINGLLVLSYWLSIAYITLRILIKRRTVPSAMAWLLVIYILPLVGILIYLLLGELKIGKLRYERNKAVYPYLTKWIDHIKGDQHIFSKENSYVASSLFQLCEKRQGISGLRCHQIQLLNNTNDIIKSLIRDINLAQRNIEMVFYIWQTGGIIDKVAEALMAAARRGVVCRLMLDSAGSVHFFSSQYPALMRDAGVKVVEALNVSLVRLFLRRMDLRQHRKMVLIDNYISYTGSMNMVDPLFFKKKANVGQWIDIMTRMEGPVTIAMGLIYYRDWEVETGERIKPTIKNILPFQYSSSYIQTIQVIASGPGFPEGVIHQALLIAIYAAREQLVITTPYLVPSDDLLHAICTAAQRGVKVHILIPRKNDSMLVGWASRSYFSELLEAGVLIHQFYGGLLHTKSMLVDGQLSLFGTVNLDMRSLWLNFEITLVIDAKNFACDLARVQEDYIANSKLIDVQLWLKRPYWQRIIERLFYFFSPLL from the coding sequence ATGATAACTTTTTATACCATAATAAATGGGCTGCTCGTTTTGAGCTATTGGTTATCAATTGCATATATAACGTTACGTATTTTAATTAAACGTCGTACAGTACCTTCTGCTATGGCTTGGCTACTAGTAATTTATATCCTACCATTGGTCGGAATACTAATATATTTGCTATTAGGGGAATTAAAAATTGGTAAACTACGTTACGAACGTAATAAGGCAGTATACCCTTATCTTACTAAATGGATAGATCATATAAAAGGTGACCAGCATATTTTCTCTAAAGAAAATAGTTATGTTGCTAGTTCATTATTTCAGTTATGTGAAAAACGTCAGGGTATTAGTGGTCTGAGATGCCATCAGATACAATTACTTAATAATACTAATGATATTATTAAATCATTAATACGTGATATTAATTTAGCACAACGTAATATAGAAATGGTATTTTATATTTGGCAGACTGGAGGAATTATTGATAAAGTAGCGGAAGCACTAATGGCAGCGGCACGTCGCGGAGTGGTTTGCCGTCTAATGCTTGATTCAGCTGGTAGTGTACATTTTTTTTCTAGTCAGTATCCTGCATTGATGCGTGATGCAGGTGTTAAGGTAGTAGAAGCATTAAATGTTAGTCTGGTACGTTTATTCCTACGTAGGATGGATTTACGTCAGCATCGTAAGATGGTCTTAATAGATAATTATATATCCTATACTGGTAGTATGAATATGGTTGATCCGCTTTTTTTTAAAAAAAAAGCTAATGTTGGCCAATGGATAGATATTATGACACGTATGGAAGGACCAGTAACTATAGCTATGGGTCTGATTTACTATCGTGATTGGGAAGTTGAGACTGGAGAACGTATTAAACCTACAATAAAAAATATTCTTCCATTTCAATATTCGTCTTCTTATATTCAGACAATCCAAGTTATTGCATCTGGTCCTGGTTTTCCTGAAGGAGTAATTCATCAAGCATTACTAATAGCAATTTATGCTGCTCGCGAACAATTAGTTATTACTACACCGTATTTAGTACCTAGTGATGATTTGCTACATGCTATTTGTACTGCTGCTCAACGTGGCGTTAAAGTACATATTCTTATCCCGCGTAAGAATGATTCTATGTTAGTTGGATGGGCTAGTCGTTCGTACTTTTCAGAGCTACTAGAAGCTGGGGTACTTATTCATCAGTTTTATGGTGGCTTATTGCATACTAAAAGTATGCTAGTAGATGGGCAATTAAGTTTATTCGGAACAGTTAATTTAGATATGCGTAGTTTATGGTTAAATTTTGAAATTACTTTAGTGATTGACGCTAAAAATTTTGCTTGTGATTTAGCACGAGTACAGGAAGATTATATAGCTAATTCTAAGTTAATTGATGTTCAATTATGGTTAAAACGACCTTATTGGCAACGTATTATCGAGAGATTGTTCTATTTTTTTAGTCCATTATTGTAA